Proteins encoded together in one Neobacillus sp. FSL H8-0543 window:
- a CDS encoding fatty acid--CoA ligase family protein, whose translation MNLSTQLHETAKKMASKPAYYFMGQETSYRELDAAITKFASGLEKLGVKQGDHIALLLGNSPHFVISMYGALRLGATVIPVNPIYTADEIGYILNNGDVKVVVALDMAIPLAEKMHTFLPKVEQFVFCETSENGIAQHQIESLSLSSKMKSFPEVIASGELSFKGPELNDDDVALILYTSGTTGKPKGAMLSQKNLSSNAKDVGEYLRMNDEDRVITTLPMFHVFCLTVALNAPLLSGATMLIVPRFSPKEIFELAKEYQATVFAGVPTMYNFLYQLPDANPEDLSTLRLCVSGGASMPVALLNNFEQKFNVRVSEGYGLSEASPVTCFNPLDRPRKAGSIGTSILHVENKIVNELGEELPAGEVGELIVRGPNVMKGYYKMPEESAATIRDGWLYTGDLARMDEEGYFYIVDRKKDIIIVGGYNVYPREVEEVLYNHTDVVEVAVLGVPDPNLGEAVKCYLVSKNPAVTEEQLLDYCKEHLAKYKIPVSIDFLEELPKNTTGKILRRALKAQVTQTV comes from the coding sequence ATGAATCTGTCTACTCAGCTTCATGAAACAGCAAAAAAAATGGCAAGTAAACCAGCCTATTATTTTATGGGACAAGAGACTTCTTATCGTGAATTAGATGCAGCGATTACAAAGTTTGCGTCTGGTCTTGAAAAACTGGGGGTAAAACAAGGGGACCACATTGCATTGCTGCTTGGAAACTCACCGCACTTTGTCATTAGTATGTATGGTGCCTTAAGGTTAGGTGCTACAGTTATTCCGGTAAATCCGATATATACAGCAGATGAAATCGGTTACATATTAAATAACGGTGATGTAAAAGTGGTTGTCGCCCTTGATATGGCCATTCCTTTGGCGGAAAAGATGCATACATTCTTGCCTAAAGTAGAGCAATTTGTGTTCTGTGAAACGAGCGAAAATGGTATTGCACAACATCAAATTGAAAGTTTATCACTATCTTCCAAAATGAAATCGTTTCCAGAAGTTATTGCCTCCGGAGAACTTAGCTTTAAAGGTCCAGAACTAAATGATGATGACGTCGCTCTTATCCTTTATACTTCAGGTACAACGGGGAAACCAAAAGGTGCGATGCTTTCTCAAAAGAATTTAAGTAGCAATGCGAAGGATGTTGGCGAATACCTAAGAATGAATGATGAAGATCGTGTGATTACGACCTTGCCTATGTTTCATGTCTTTTGTTTAACAGTGGCATTAAATGCACCGTTATTAAGCGGGGCAACGATGTTGATTGTTCCAAGATTCAGTCCAAAGGAAATTTTTGAGCTTGCAAAAGAATATCAGGCAACTGTATTTGCTGGAGTACCGACGATGTATAATTTTCTCTATCAACTCCCGGATGCAAATCCTGAGGATCTTTCTACACTGCGTCTATGTGTTTCTGGTGGTGCATCTATGCCTGTTGCTCTACTAAATAATTTCGAACAAAAATTTAATGTGCGCGTTTCAGAAGGGTATGGGTTATCTGAAGCCTCGCCAGTTACTTGCTTCAACCCACTTGACCGTCCGCGGAAAGCAGGGTCAATTGGTACATCGATCCTCCATGTTGAAAATAAAATTGTCAATGAACTTGGAGAAGAGCTCCCAGCTGGCGAAGTCGGCGAATTAATTGTACGTGGTCCAAATGTAATGAAGGGCTATTATAAAATGCCTGAGGAATCAGCTGCAACGATCCGTGATGGATGGCTTTATACTGGTGACCTTGCGAGAATGGATGAAGAGGGGTATTTTTATATTGTCGACAGGAAAAAAGATATTATCATAGTGGGCGGTTACAACGTCTATCCGCGTGAAGTCGAAGAAGTGCTTTATAATCATACGGATGTTGTTGAAGTAGCCGTTTTAGGTGTACCGGATCCGAACCTTGGTGAGGCGGTAAAATGTTATTTAGTCAGCAAAAATCCTGCTGTTACAGAAGAACAATTACTAGATTATTGTAAGGAACATCTAGCAAAATATAAGATTCCTGTATCTATTGATTTCTTAGAAGAACTTCCAAAGAACACAACAGGAAAAATTCTAAGAAGAGCCTTGAAAGCTCAGGTTACTCAAACGGTCTAA